From the Pseudomonas sp. VD-NE ins genome, the window GGCCTGATCGGCCATTCCGGTGCGGGCAAAAGCACCCTGCTGCGTCTGATCAATCGCCTGGAAGACTCCAGTGGCGGCAAGATCTTCGTCGACGGCGAAGAAGTCACCGCGCTGGACGCCAACGGCCTGCGCCGTTTCCGTCAGCAAGTCGGGATGATCTTCCAGCACTTCAACCTGCTCGCCTCCAAGACCGTGGCCGACAACGTTGCGTTGCCGTTGACCCTGGCCGGCGAACTGTCGGGCAGCGAGATCGACCAGCGTGTCGCCGAGTTGCTGGCGCGGGTCGGTCTGTCCGACCACGCCAAGAAGTACCCGGCGCAATTGTCCGGCGGTCAGAAACAGCGCGTCGGCATCGCCCGCGCCCTGGCGACCAAGCCAAAAATTCTGCTGTGCGACGAGGCCACCAGTGCCCTCGACCCGCAGACTACCGCGTCGGTCCTGCAGTTGCTGGCCGAGATCAACCGCGAACTGAAACTGACCATCGTCCTGATCACCCACGAGATGGATGTCATCCGTCGCGTATGCGATCAAGTCGCGGTGATGGACGCTGGCGTGATCGTCGAGCAAGGTTCGGTGGCCGATGTGTTCCTGCATCCCAAGCACCCGACCACCAAGCGTTTCGTTCAGGAAAGCGAGCAGATCGACGAGAGCGAGCAGCGTGATGACTTCGCTCACGTGCCGGGCCGCATCGTGCGTCTGACCTTCCAGGGCGAAGCGACCTACGCGCCGTTGCTTGGCACCGTCGCCCGGGAAACCGGCGTCGACTACAGCATCCTTGCCGGTCGTATCGACCGCATCAAAGACATTCCGTACGGGCAATTGACCCTCGCCGTCACCGGTGGCGACATGGAAGCGGCGTTCGCCCGCTTCACCGCCGCTGACGTTCACATGGAGGTATTGCGCTAATGGAAGACCTGATCAGTTTCTTCACCAATATCGACTGGTACGAAATCTGGCTGGCCACCGGCGACACCATGCTGATGCTCGGCGGGTCGCTGCTGTTCACCGTGCTGCTCGGCCTGCCGCTGGGCGTGTTGCTGTTCCTCTGCAGCCCGCGTCAGTTGCTGGAAAACCGTGGCCTCTACGCATTCATGTCGCTGGCGGTGAACATCCTGCGTTCGCTGCCGTTCATTATTCTGTTGATCGTGATGATCCCGTTCACCGTGCTGATCACCGGCACGTCGCTGGGCGTGGCCGGTGCGATTCCGCCGTTGGTAGTCGGTGCCACACCGTTCTTCGCGCGTCTGGTGGAAACCGCGCTGCGTGAAGTCGATCGCGGCATCATCGAAGCGACCCAGTCGATGGGCGCGACCACGCGGCAGATCATCATGAACGCCTTGCTGCCGGAAGCCCGTCCGGGCATCTTCGCGGCGATTACGGTGACGGCGATTACACTGGTGTCCTACACGGCGATGGCCGGTGTGGTCGGTGCCGGTGGTCTGGGCGACCTGGCGATCCGTTTCGGCTATCAGCGTTTCCAGACTGACGTGATGATCGTCACCGTGGTGTTGCTGTTGATTCTGGTGCAAGTGCTGCAGATGGTCGGTGACCGTTTGGTTGTGCATTTCTCGCGCAAATAAATCCGGTTTTGTAATCAAGAGATGAGCCGGCCATTCGCTGGCAGGCGCCAGACGGGCGCTTTGAAAAGGAGTTAGCTGAATGAAAAAACTGATCGCTGCTTTTGCTGCTGTTGCAGCATTCTCGGCCCACGCCGAAACCCTGACCGTTGCCGCCACCCCGGTGCCGCACGCAGAAATCCTCGAGTTCGTGAAACCGGCGCTGGCCAAAGAAGGCGTGGAGCTGAAGGTCAAGGTCTTCACCGACTACATTCAGCCGAACGTACAGGTCGCGGAAAAGCGTCTGGACGCCAACTTCTTCCAGCACCAGCCGTATCTGGATGAGTTCAACAAGGCCAAGGGTACTAACCTGGTCGCCGTGACCGGCGTGCACCTGGAGCCACTGGGCGCCTACTCGAGCAAGATCAAAGATCTGAAAGACCTGCCTGGCGGCGCCAACGTGGTGATCCCGAACGACGCCACCAACGGCGGCCGTGCGCTGTTGTTGCTGGCCAAGGCTGGCGTGATCACGCTGAAGGATCCGACCAACATCCTGTCGACCGTCAAAGACATCGCGACAAACCCGAAAGACCTGAAAATCCGTGAACTGGAAGCCGCGACCATCCCGCGTGTGCTCACCCAGGTCGATCTGGCGCTGATCAACACCAACTACGCGCTGGAAGCCAAGCTCGATCCGTCCAAGGATGCGCTGGTGATCGAAGGCAACGATTCGCCATACGTGAACATCCTTGTGTCCCGTGCGGACAACAAGGACAGCGATGCGATGAAGAAACTGGCTGCAGCCCTGCACAGCCCGGAAGTGAAGCAATTCATTACCGAGAAGTACAAAGGCGCGGTATTGCCGGCGTTCTGATTTGGAGGGCTGTGTCTAGTCCTGAAATAGGTTTACACCTGTTTCAGCCTCAAAACGCCCGATGCACCGCATCGGGCGTTTTGTATTTCAGCGACAGATGAGGCCGCTCGTTGTTATAGATCTGCACCGACTCGTCCACCATCCGGATGGCCTCTGCAAAATTTTTGGGACGATGCAGCAATAACTCGTTTTTCAAAATCCCGTTCACACGCTCAGCCAACGCGTTTTGGTAGCAGTCGTAGCCATCGGTCATTGAGCAGGTGATGCCGTATTTGGCATGCAGCCGCTGATAAAGCTCGGAGCAGTATTGGACGCCTCTATCCGAGTGATGCACCAAACATTGCTTCGTTGTCCGCTGCTTGAGGGCTTTGTTGAACGCCTGGATCACCGATTCGGTGTGCAAGCTTTCATGGACATGGTGCCCCACGATTTTTCGGGAGTACGCATCGGTGATCAAACTCAGATAAGCCACACCCGTTTGCGTCGGTAAGTAGGTGATGTCCGCAACCCATACTTGCTCTGGCGCCTTGGCAACTACCTGAATCGGCCCATCTTTAAGCAGGTTTGGATGCCGGCGAAAGCGATGATGGCTATCTGTCGTTTTGTGATAGGCCCGTCTGCGGGGAACCAGCTCGCGCCGATCTCGCAAGATATCGAATAACCGGTCTCGACCGACCTTTACGGACACTTCTGGCTCAGTGTGCATCAGATTGTGAAGTTTTCGGGTGCCAAGGCGCGGTTGCCTAAGTCGTTTCTCCCTCACGAATCCCATCACTTCCTGGGCATGACGGGCCCGGGCATCACACGCCCGGTTGCGCTTGTAATAAGCCTGACGGGAAATCCCCATGAACTGGCAAGCCCGACTAATGCTCAGGTCTTGGATCTGCCCTTGGGAGAGGACTTGCCGGATCGCTTTTTTACGACAGAAACACCGAAGTCGTTCTTTAAAACATCAACGACAGCTTCGAAAAACTGAGCTTTCTGGTTGGCTTGGGCCAGCTTTTCTTCAAGCTCTTTGATTCGCTGTTCGGGTGTCAGTGGTTTATCGGGCTCATCCATGGAACGGGGTCTCTTGGAGCGAATGGACGCGCCTTGACTCCAGTCCTGCCGACCATGCCTGCGTAACCAGTTCAGTACGGTCGATTTACCCTGAATGCCATAGCGCTCTTGAGCCTCTTTATAACTCAACTCGCCTTTTTCGACCTGATCGACGACCGACAATTTAAAGGTCCGCGTGTAATCACGCTGACTGCGCCTCTTTCCTGAATTCATTACTCCCTCCTGAGAGTGGGTCAGAAGGTGTAAACCTTATTCAGGACGAGACACTGTAATGAAAAAGGGGACGCCAATGGCGTCCCCTTTTTTGTGTCTGTGTTTGGCTTTAGAGCTGTTGTGGAGCAGCCCCTCACCCCAGCCCTCTCCCGGAGGGAGAGGGGGCCGACCGAGATGCCTGGCGTCATACATCGACCTGAAAGATCTTGGCGATTATGGATTCAAAGCAGCAAGTTCATTTCTGCGTAATTCTTGAATATCCCCCATTCAGTCCCCTCTCCCTCCGGGAGAGGGCTAGGGTGAGGGGCTTTTAGGGGCCGACCGAGGTGTTTGGCGTCATACATCGCCCTGAAAAATCTTGGCGATTATGGATTCAAAGCAGCACGTTCATTTCTGCGTATTTCTTGAATATCCCCCATTCAGTCCCCTCTCCCTCCGGGAGAGGGTTAGGGTGAGGGGCTCTTGGCTTTTAGCCCGTCACTTGCGGTTAAGCATGACCGGAAGTTGCGCAACCAGTTTGGCGTTATTCAACGGCGCTCGAATAAACCCCCGCTGCGTCCCGTCCGGCCCGATCACTGCCAGATTGCCGCTATGGTCAACGGTATAATTCGGCTTACTCGTATCCGCCGGAATAAACGGAATACTCACCGCGTTCGCCACCTTTTGCAGCTCTTCAATCGAGGTCGGCGTCAGGCCAACAAACTGCGGATCAAAGTAGCCCAGATACCGCTTCAACTGCTTCGGGCTATCGCGGTTCGGGTCAACGCTGACCAGCACGATCTGCAACTTGTCCACAGCGTCTTTCGGTAATTCACTCTTGATCTGCCGCAGCTGCGCCAACGTGGTGGGGCAGATGTCCGGGCAGAAGGTGTAGCCGAAAAACAGCAGACTCCACTTGCCTTTGAGCTCGTTGATCGCCACCGGTTTGCCGTCCTGATCAGTCATCGTCACGTCCGGCAGATTGCGGCTCTGCGGCAGCAGGATAATGCCGGCGTCGATCAGCGCCGTCGGGTCGCCCTGGCCCTTGCCGCTCAGCACTTTGTTGACGGTCAGGCCGAGGATCAGCGCGATCACGGCGACGAGGATGAAGACGGTTTTCTGGGTTCGAGTCATAGGTTCAACAGTAAGTAGTGGTCTACGAGCAGGGCGATGAACAGCAGGAACAAGTACCAAATAGAGTACTTGAAGGTGTTGATCGCCGCGTGCGGCCGAGTGCCACGGTACAGCACCACGGCCCATTGCAGAAACCTTGCACCGAGGGCGAGCGCGCAAATCAGGTAGAGCACGCCACTCATGTGAATCACGTACGGCAACAGACTCACCGCCAGCAGCGCGAAGGTGTAGAGCAGAATGTGCACTTTGGTGTAGTGCTCGCCGTGGGTGACCGGCAGCATCGGGATATCGGCCTTGGCGTATTCCTCTTTGCGATGGATCGCCAGCGCCCAGAAGTGCGGTGGGGTCCAGGCGAAGATGATCAGCACCAGCAACAACGGTTCGGCGCTGACATGGCCGGTGGCAGCTGTCCAGCCGAGCAGTGGTGGTGCGGCGCCGGCGAGGCCACCGATGACGATGTTCTGCGGCGTCGCGCGTTTGAGGAAACCGGTGTAGATCACCGCATAACCGAGCAGCGAAGCGAGGGTCAGCCACGCCGTCAGCGGATTGGTGAAAGTCAGCAACAGGGCCTGGCCGAGCAGCGCCAGCACCAGTGCAAAAGTCAGCGCCGCCGCCGGCGAAACCCGGCCTTCAGCCAGCGGCCGTTTGTGCGTGCGCGCCATCACCGCATCGATGCGCCGATCCACCACATGGTTGACCGCCGCCGCACCACCGGCACACAGGGCAATCCCCAGATTGCCGAACACCAGCACCGTCCACGGCACCCCGGCACGGGTCGCGAGGAACATGCCGACCAGCGAGGTGATCAGCATCAGCACCACGACTTTCGGTTTGGTCAGCTCCAGATAATCACGCCAGATTGCCTGATGCGGGCGTTCGCCAATCAGAATCGCCACGGCGTTTCTCCTTTTATAGTGATGGGCGCGGCTGCGTGTTTACGCGGACTCAGGCGCCAGCGCGCGAGCACCGGTTGTTTGACCCGGACCAGACTGGTGCGCGCGTGGTAATTGACCAGCACCATGGTCAGCAACAGCGCCGCACCGCCAGCGTTATGCGCGACCGCCACCGGCAGCGGCAGATGGAACAGCACATTGCTGATGCCGAGGGTGATCTGTGCCGCGAGGGCAATCGCTACCAGACCGGCCAAGCGAGTCATGCCGACCACTTTCAATTGCCACGCCAGACCGAGCAGCACCAGCGTCACCAGCAGCGCGCCGATACGGTGAGTCAGGTGAATCGCCGTGCGTGCATCGCTGTCGAGTTGTCCGCCGAGATAATTCGGGCCGATGTGTTGAGTCAGATGAAACCCATTGGCGAAATCCGCTGGCGGCAGCCATTGCCCGTGGCAGGTCGGGAAATCGATGCAGGCCACCGCCGCGTAGTTGGAACTGACCCAGCCTCCCAGTGCGATCTGGCCAATCACCAACAACAATCCCGCTGTTGCCCAATACTGCAAACGCTTGGGCACGGTCAGCGCCGGCAGCACACCGGACAGTCGCAAGGTCAGCAAAAACAGCAGACTCAAGGTCGCAAACCCGCCGAGCAAATGCCCGGTGACCACCTGCGGCCAGAGTTTGAGCGTCACCGTCCACATGCCGAAGGCTGCTTGCGCAAACACCACCGCCAGCAGAAACAGCGGCAGCTTCAACGGCTGCCCCGGATGACGCCGATTGACCCACGCGCGCCCGGCCAGAAGCGAAATCAGCAGGCCGAGAGTACCGGCGAAATAGCGGTGGATCATCTCGTTCCAGCCCTTGTGCGCCTCCACTGGCGAGTCGGGGTAATGCAGTTCGGCATGGGCCAGTTGGGCTTCGCTTTTCGGCACGCTGATAAACCCGTAGCAACCCGGCCAGTCCGGACAGCCGAGGCCGGCGTGGGTCAGGCGCGTATAGGCGCCGAGCATCACTACAATCAGTGCCAGCAGAGTGGCAAACAGCGCGAGGCGAAATCCAGGTTTGGCCATGACGATGCCCTTATCCGATGTTCGACAGTTTCAGCAGATGACGCAGGTCGTTGAGCAGATCCTTGCCTTTCACATTCGGCTCGTAACGCAGCACGAGGTTGCCGTGCGGGTCGATAATCCACAGTTGCGGTGTGGCCTTGTCGCCCGTTGTTTTGCTGAACACGCCAGCGTCCAGCGGATAGCGTTGCAACTGCGGATATTCGCGGGTCAGCTTGGCCTCGTAATCGGCGCTCAGCGGTTGCGCAGCGGCGAGGGCATGGCTGGCGCGGCCGGCATCGCGACCGAGGCCGATCTGGATCTGCCGCGCCAGATACACCAGTTGCTGGCAATCCACCGCGCAATCCTTCGGCGCGGTGACCAGCATCTGCCAGCGCTCCTCGTCGGCTTGCACGCCAAGGTCGGCGCGGGTCTGGCCGTTGCCGATCAGTTCGCCGTGATAGCTGCGACCTTCCGGTACCCAGAACTGCAATTTGTACATGCCAGTGGCGAGCACCATCGGCCCGATCACGCCGAGCACAATCAGCAACAACTGAATGCGGCCGCTGCGACGGCGGGTGGCGGCAGGTTTCGCCTCAGACATGCTGGGTGGATTCATGGCCGTTCCCATGGTGGTTCTCCTTTGCGTTGTGCAAGCCCAAATAGACGTAGAGGCCGAGCAGGGCGGTGGCCATGGCGAACCACTGCACGGCG encodes:
- a CDS encoding methionine ABC transporter ATP-binding protein; protein product: MIEFQNVHKTYRVAGKDIPALHPTSLSIENGQVFGLIGHSGAGKSTLLRLINRLEDSSGGKIFVDGEEVTALDANGLRRFRQQVGMIFQHFNLLASKTVADNVALPLTLAGELSGSEIDQRVAELLARVGLSDHAKKYPAQLSGGQKQRVGIARALATKPKILLCDEATSALDPQTTASVLQLLAEINRELKLTIVLITHEMDVIRRVCDQVAVMDAGVIVEQGSVADVFLHPKHPTTKRFVQESEQIDESEQRDDFAHVPGRIVRLTFQGEATYAPLLGTVARETGVDYSILAGRIDRIKDIPYGQLTLAVTGGDMEAAFARFTAADVHMEVLR
- a CDS encoding methionine ABC transporter permease — protein: MEDLISFFTNIDWYEIWLATGDTMLMLGGSLLFTVLLGLPLGVLLFLCSPRQLLENRGLYAFMSLAVNILRSLPFIILLIVMIPFTVLITGTSLGVAGAIPPLVVGATPFFARLVETALREVDRGIIEATQSMGATTRQIIMNALLPEARPGIFAAITVTAITLVSYTAMAGVVGAGGLGDLAIRFGYQRFQTDVMIVTVVLLLILVQVLQMVGDRLVVHFSRK
- a CDS encoding MetQ/NlpA family ABC transporter substrate-binding protein — translated: MKKLIAAFAAVAAFSAHAETLTVAATPVPHAEILEFVKPALAKEGVELKVKVFTDYIQPNVQVAEKRLDANFFQHQPYLDEFNKAKGTNLVAVTGVHLEPLGAYSSKIKDLKDLPGGANVVIPNDATNGGRALLLLAKAGVITLKDPTNILSTVKDIATNPKDLKIRELEAATIPRVLTQVDLALINTNYALEAKLDPSKDALVIEGNDSPYVNILVSRADNKDSDAMKKLAAALHSPEVKQFITEKYKGAVLPAF
- a CDS encoding IS3 family transposase (programmed frameshift); translated protein: MNSGKRRSQRDYTRTFKLSVVDQVEKGELSYKEAQERYGIQGKSTVLNWLRRHGRQDWSQGASIRSKRPRSMDEPDKPLTPEQRIKELEEKLAQANQKAQFFEAVVDVLKNDFGVSVGKKAIRQVLSQGQIQDLSISRACQFMGISRQAYYKRNRACDARARHAQEVMGFVREKRLRQPRLGTRKLHNLMHTEPEVSVKVGRDRLFDILRDRRELVPRRRAYHKTTDSHHRFRRHPNLLKDGPIQVVAKAPEQVWVADITYLPTQTGVAYLSLITDAYSRKIVGHHVHESLHTESVIQAFNKALKQRTTKQCLVHHSDRGVQYCSELYQRLHAKYGITCSMTDGYDCYQNALAERVNGILKNELLLHRPKNFAEAIRMVDESVQIYNNERPHLSLKYKTPDAVHRAF
- a CDS encoding SCO family protein yields the protein MTRTQKTVFILVAVIALILGLTVNKVLSGKGQGDPTALIDAGIILLPQSRNLPDVTMTDQDGKPVAINELKGKWSLLFFGYTFCPDICPTTLAQLRQIKSELPKDAVDKLQIVLVSVDPNRDSPKQLKRYLGYFDPQFVGLTPTSIEELQKVANAVSIPFIPADTSKPNYTVDHSGNLAVIGPDGTQRGFIRAPLNNAKLVAQLPVMLNRK
- the cyoE gene encoding heme o synthase, which encodes MAILIGERPHQAIWRDYLELTKPKVVVLMLITSLVGMFLATRAGVPWTVLVFGNLGIALCAGGAAAVNHVVDRRIDAVMARTHKRPLAEGRVSPAAALTFALVLALLGQALLLTFTNPLTAWLTLASLLGYAVIYTGFLKRATPQNIVIGGLAGAAPPLLGWTAATGHVSAEPLLLVLIIFAWTPPHFWALAIHRKEEYAKADIPMLPVTHGEHYTKVHILLYTFALLAVSLLPYVIHMSGVLYLICALALGARFLQWAVVLYRGTRPHAAINTFKYSIWYLFLLFIALLVDHYLLLNL
- a CDS encoding COX15/CtaA family protein, with amino-acid sequence MAKPGFRLALFATLLALIVVMLGAYTRLTHAGLGCPDWPGCYGFISVPKSEAQLAHAELHYPDSPVEAHKGWNEMIHRYFAGTLGLLISLLAGRAWVNRRHPGQPLKLPLFLLAVVFAQAAFGMWTVTLKLWPQVVTGHLLGGFATLSLLFLLTLRLSGVLPALTVPKRLQYWATAGLLLVIGQIALGGWVSSNYAAVACIDFPTCHGQWLPPADFANGFHLTQHIGPNYLGGQLDSDARTAIHLTHRIGALLVTLVLLGLAWQLKVVGMTRLAGLVAIALAAQITLGISNVLFHLPLPVAVAHNAGGAALLLTMVLVNYHARTSLVRVKQPVLARWRLSPRKHAAAPITIKGETPWRF